In a genomic window of Oreochromis aureus strain Israel breed Guangdong linkage group 13, ZZ_aureus, whole genome shotgun sequence:
- the LOC120443320 gene encoding peroxisomal N(1)-acetyl-spermine/spermidine oxidase-like isoform X1 codes for MSTSEDPEIVIIGCGVSGIAAAHRLVEAGYHHVRILEATGRSGGRIKTAALGNTITEIGAAYIDGPSEKNPLFCLARDYGLLPPEALNPENQAVDVDEDPPLVPNWFSSSGQRLSAESMEPAEELFREILDNASKFQNPQNTSWKSLGHFMRTKAQNQAAERWKDKDETTRQLLLSAFSTMLKFECCESATHSMDDIDLAGFSMFKSLRGVDCTLPRGFERLIENLMSELPSDLVTYNCPVRCVHWSNTEGGLSPVTVECENGERIAADHVIVTVPLGYLKKHHSTLFHPPLPAHKLKSIETLGFGTCDKIFVEFELPWWDADCEIIYLVWEDEETVSDQVSDVSKSWIRKLVTFTVHKPSEKSSHVLCGWICGHEAEYMETLPEEKVRESITKLVRTFTGNGTITPKRILCSRWFTDPWTYGSYCHPAIGCTAKDLKNMMEPLPSQETLSQPLQVLFAGEATHPCFYSTVHGAILTGWREADRLITHY; via the exons ATGTCGACGAGTGAAGACCCAGAGATAGTTATAATAGGATGTGGAGTATCGGGTATAGCAGCGGCTCACCGGCTTGTCGAAGCTGGATATCATCATGTGCGGATACTTGAGGCGACTGGAAGAAGCGGGGGACGAATAAAAACGGCAGCTCTGGGTAA CACCATTACAGAGATAGGTGCGGCTTACATTGATGGCCCATCTGAGAAGAACCCATTGTTTTGTCTGGCTCGTGACTATGGCCTCTTGCCTCCAGAAGCCCTCAATCCAGAGAACCAGGCTGTAGACGTGGATGAAGATCCTCCCTTGGTCCCCAACTGGTTCAGCAGTTCAG GTCAGAGGCTGAGTGCAGAAAGCATGGAACCAGCTGAGGAGCTGTTTCGTGAGATTTTGGATAACGcttcaaaatttcaaaatccccaAAACACATCCTGGAAGAGTTTAGGACATTTCATGCGAACAAAG GCGCAGAACCAAGCAGCAGAAAGGTGGAAAGATAAGGATGAAACCACCAGGCAGCTGCTTCTCTCTGCCTTCAGTACTATGCTGAAGTTTGAGTGCTGTGAAAGTGCCACTCATAGCATGGATGACATAGACCTGGCAGGGTTTTCTATGTTTAAGAGCCTACGTGGCGTGGACTGCACGCTTCCAAG AGGATTTGAGCGCCTAATCGAGAACTTGATGTCTGAACTCCCCTCTGATTTGGTGACCTACAATTGCCCTGTGCGCTGTGTCCACTGGAGCAACACAGAGGGTGGCTTAAGTCCTGTGACGGTTGAGTGTGAGAATGGGGAGAGGATTGCTGCTGATCACGTTATTGTCACTGTGCCCTTAG gaTATCTGAAGAAGCACCACTCCACTCTGTTCCACCCTCCTCTCCCGGCCCACAAGCTGAAGTCAATCGAGACACTAGGATTTGGAACATGTGACAAAATATTTGTGGAGTTTGAATTGCCGTGGTGGGATGCTGATTGTGAAATCATCTACCTCGTGTGGGAAGACGAG GAGACTGTGTCAGACCAAGTGTCAGATGTGAGTAAATCCTGGATAAGGAAGTTGGTGACATTCACTGTGCATAAACCTTCTGAAAA GAGTAGCCATGTTCTCTGCGGCTGGATTTGTGGCCATGAGGCAGAGTATATGGAGACACTTCCTGAGGAGAAAGTGAGAGAATCAATCACAAAGCTTGTCCGTACATTCACAG GAAACGGTACCATCACACCAAAGAGAATCCTGTGTTCCCGGTGGTTCACTGATCCCTGGACATACGGTTCCTACTGTCACCCAGCCATAGGCTGTACAGCCAAGGACCTGAAGAACATGATGGAACCTCTGCCTTCACAGGAAACTCTGTCACAG CCCCTGCAGGTGTTGTTTGCCGGAGAGGCAACCCATCCTTGCTTTTACTCCACCGTCCATGGAGCAATTCTCACtgggtggagagaagcagataGACTCATCACTCACTACTAG
- the LOC120443320 gene encoding peroxisomal N(1)-acetyl-spermine/spermidine oxidase-like isoform X2 translates to MSTSEDPEIVIIGCGVSGIAAAHRLVEAGYHHVRILEATGRSGGRIKTAALGSTITEIGAAYIDGPSEKNPLFCLARDYGLLPPEALNPENQAVDVDEDPPLVPNWFSSSGQRLSAESMEPAEELFREILDNASKFQNPQNTSWKSLGHFMRTKAQNQAAERWKDKDETTRQLLLSAFSTMLKFECCESATHSMDDIDLAGFSMFKSLRGVDCTLPRGFERLIENLMSELPSDLVTYNCPVRCVHWSNTEGGLSPVTVECENGERIAADHVIVTVPLGYLKKHHSTLFHPPLPAHKLKSIETLGFGTCDKIFVEFELPWWDADCEIIYLVWEDEETVSDQVSDVSKSWIRKLVTFTVHKPSEKSSHVLCGWICGHEAEYMETLPEEKVRESITKLVRTFTGNGTITPKRILCSRWFTDPWTYGSYCHPAIGCTAKDLKNMMEPLPSQETLSQPLQVLFAGEATHPCFYSTVHGAILTGWREADRLITHY, encoded by the exons ATGTCGACGAGTGAAGACCCAGAGATAGTTATAATAGGATGTGGAGTATCGGGTATAGCAGCGGCTCACCGGCTTGTCGAAGCTGGATATCATCATGTGCGGATACTTGAGGCGACTGGAAGAAGCGGGGGACGAATAAAAACGGCAGCTCTGG GTAGCACCATTACAGAGATAGGTGCGGCTTACATTGATGGCCCATCTGAGAAGAACCCATTGTTTTGTCTGGCTCGTGACTATGGCCTCTTGCCTCCAGAAGCCCTCAATCCAGAGAACCAGGCTGTAGACGTGGATGAAGATCCTCCCTTGGTCCCCAACTGGTTCAGCAGTTCAG GTCAGAGGCTGAGTGCAGAAAGCATGGAACCAGCTGAGGAGCTGTTTCGTGAGATTTTGGATAACGcttcaaaatttcaaaatccccaAAACACATCCTGGAAGAGTTTAGGACATTTCATGCGAACAAAG GCGCAGAACCAAGCAGCAGAAAGGTGGAAAGATAAGGATGAAACCACCAGGCAGCTGCTTCTCTCTGCCTTCAGTACTATGCTGAAGTTTGAGTGCTGTGAAAGTGCCACTCATAGCATGGATGACATAGACCTGGCAGGGTTTTCTATGTTTAAGAGCCTACGTGGCGTGGACTGCACGCTTCCAAG AGGATTTGAGCGCCTAATCGAGAACTTGATGTCTGAACTCCCCTCTGATTTGGTGACCTACAATTGCCCTGTGCGCTGTGTCCACTGGAGCAACACAGAGGGTGGCTTAAGTCCTGTGACGGTTGAGTGTGAGAATGGGGAGAGGATTGCTGCTGATCACGTTATTGTCACTGTGCCCTTAG gaTATCTGAAGAAGCACCACTCCACTCTGTTCCACCCTCCTCTCCCGGCCCACAAGCTGAAGTCAATCGAGACACTAGGATTTGGAACATGTGACAAAATATTTGTGGAGTTTGAATTGCCGTGGTGGGATGCTGATTGTGAAATCATCTACCTCGTGTGGGAAGACGAG GAGACTGTGTCAGACCAAGTGTCAGATGTGAGTAAATCCTGGATAAGGAAGTTGGTGACATTCACTGTGCATAAACCTTCTGAAAA GAGTAGCCATGTTCTCTGCGGCTGGATTTGTGGCCATGAGGCAGAGTATATGGAGACACTTCCTGAGGAGAAAGTGAGAGAATCAATCACAAAGCTTGTCCGTACATTCACAG GAAACGGTACCATCACACCAAAGAGAATCCTGTGTTCCCGGTGGTTCACTGATCCCTGGACATACGGTTCCTACTGTCACCCAGCCATAGGCTGTACAGCCAAGGACCTGAAGAACATGATGGAACCTCTGCCTTCACAGGAAACTCTGTCACAG CCCCTGCAGGTGTTGTTTGCCGGAGAGGCAACCCATCCTTGCTTTTACTCCACCGTCCATGGAGCAATTCTCACtgggtggagagaagcagataGACTCATCACTCACTACTAG